Genomic window (Prosthecobacter fusiformis):
CCTGCTCCTGCTCGATCGCTTCCATCAGGTGGTGCTGGAGCCGCTGCTGCTCGGTTATATCGATGGCGGTGATGATAAAACCTTCGATCTGCTGATCCGCATTACGTGTGGTGGTGTTGTGGACCTGGATGATGCGCAGATCCCCCGACTTGGTGCGGCCACGGGAAATGGCGGTGACGCGGGGGGCACCTTCATGCAGTTTCTTCAGCCGTTCTTTGGCGCGCGGGATTTCTTCTGGATCCACGAGCCCGCTTTCCCAAACAGTTTTGCCCACAAGCTCTTTGGCGGAATAACCTGAAATTTTTTCCACCGCCGGATTGACCTTCAGGATGCGGCCTTCGAGGTCAACCATGCCGATCATGGCGGCAGATTCCCGGACCAGTGTGTCATTGAGTTGAGACTGTCTTTTCAGTTCTTGCTCCGCCTGCCTGCGGGCGCTGATGTCTGTGAAAATGATGATGCCCTGGCCACTCTCGTGCACCGTGTCTGGAAGGAAGGTGACGGCGGCATGAACGTAGAGATTCTTACCCTCCCGCCTCTTCAGTGTGATCTCGATGTCCTTTTGCGGTTTGCCCTGGGGCTCGACAATTTGTTTCCAAAAGTCATCGGCAGGACGGTTCACCGAGTCCAGCAGGTCCGGGATGCGCATTTGGACAAGCTGCTTGTCCGTATAGCCCAACATCCGCCTGAGCGCGGAATTCACCTTGGTAATTTGAAGGTGGGTATCGAAGACAGCGACGCCGGATGGGTTGTTTTCAAACAGCCCCCGGTAGTAGGCGGCCTGCCTGCGGGTGTATTCTTCTGCGGCCAGTTGCTCCCGGATGTCACGGGTGGTGATGAGCACCCTTTCACCCGGCAGACGCCGGAGGACGATCTCCACTTTTTGCCGTCCTCCATCCTTTAGGATATGGGAACCCCGTAATGTGACTTTCTGGCAGGGCTTGGGCAGAGAAAATTCCTTTTTTCGGCCAGTCTCCGTGCTGATCACATGAAGAATGGAGCGTCCATGCAATTCGGCCTGGGTATAGCCTAGAGCATCCAGGGCTCCCTGGTTGGCGAAGAGAATGTGCCAGTCCTCATCCACAAGAAAAATGCCATCCACCCACTCCTCCACTAGGGTGCGGCACAGAGCATTTAAAGAGGCCTCATTGCGCAGCGCCTGTGTGGAAAGCGCCAGGGAAGTGATGACTTGCACCAGGCCGATAGAGCGGATCATAGCTCCACTGGCATCTCTTTCCAATGCCCGCCAATCATGCTGGATCCACTCCCAGCGCCCATCCTTGCAGGCCACCCGCATTTGGACAGAAACACTGTCCGTTTGCCCACTCAGAAGGGATTCTCGTCCGGCCCTTACCCGCTCAAGATCATCTGGATGGACGACCGTATCCCATCCTTCAGGCATGGATGAAATCTCCTCAGGCGTATATCCATACAGTCCTGCGAGCGCAATTCCGTTGGCTGTCAGCCGCTGCTTTTTGATGTCGTAAATATACGCCACCCGCTTTTCAATGCCGTCAATCCACGCATTACTCAGTGGTTCCGTCTCCGGTGTGGTATTGCGATAAGACCTTACATCATAAGGGGAGCGCCGTTCGAGACGGTGTACCAAGGTCTGATCATCCGTCTGGTCTCCCTCATCCCTGCTTCTACCCGCAGACATGTTCTCCAGGCGATCATGAGGATCTTGAAGAATATGTGTTTGTTGGGGCCAGGGCTTCACTTTTTCAGTAAGAAATATCTGTGTTTTTTAATTCAAAATGACAGCCTTAGGAAAGCTTATCTTGGGTTAGGTGCAATTCTTTTTTCTAAATACGCATGAAGGGGCGCTAGGATGACTTCTTTATTTCAAATGCATAAATGACCCGCTTACCTATTGGCACGGGCATCTTTGATCCAAGCACCCGAAGCAGTACGCATCTGGAAATTACTCACCTGCGTCCCGGCGCTTCAATGAGATGCGGTGGATGCCTTTCCTGAG
Coding sequences:
- a CDS encoding PAS domain-containing sensor histidine kinase, whose translation is MSAGRSRDEGDQTDDQTLVHRLERRSPYDVRSYRNTTPETEPLSNAWIDGIEKRVAYIYDIKKQRLTANGIALAGLYGYTPEEISSMPEGWDTVVHPDDLERVRAGRESLLSGQTDSVSVQMRVACKDGRWEWIQHDWRALERDASGAMIRSIGLVQVITSLALSTQALRNEASLNALCRTLVEEWVDGIFLVDEDWHILFANQGALDALGYTQAELHGRSILHVISTETGRKKEFSLPKPCQKVTLRGSHILKDGGRQKVEIVLRRLPGERVLITTRDIREQLAAEEYTRRQAAYYRGLFENNPSGVAVFDTHLQITKVNSALRRMLGYTDKQLVQMRIPDLLDSVNRPADDFWKQIVEPQGKPQKDIEITLKRREGKNLYVHAAVTFLPDTVHESGQGIIIFTDISARRQAEQELKRQSQLNDTLVRESAAMIGMVDLEGRILKVNPAVEKISGYSAKELVGKTVWESGLVDPEEIPRAKERLKKLHEGAPRVTAISRGRTKSGDLRIIQVHNTTTRNADQQIEGFIITAIDITEQQRLQHHLMEAIEQEQARIGHDLHDGVGQLLTGIGSLVEMLQMRLKETTEQTEARRIHELVQQAIQQVRQLSRNMSPAAIQHRDLAASLHLLADTVVTQFRRECEFVSGLSVKIDDPTQSTHLFRIAQEAINNAIRHGNPQKILINLQQEDTGHAVLEVFNDGRAFDCQPGFEGIGLRVMNYRATLIHADFSVNCPPKGGVKVTCKFPLLNGEGSPQATPKNKQKYKP